One genomic window of Salvia miltiorrhiza cultivar Shanhuang (shh) chromosome 4, IMPLAD_Smil_shh, whole genome shotgun sequence includes the following:
- the LOC131020165 gene encoding UDP-arabinopyranose mutase 1-like, with the protein MSTKPATKVVAPLKDELDIVIPTIRNLDFLEMWRPFFEQYHLIIVQDGDPSKTIHVPEGFDYELYNRNDINRILGPKASCISFKDSACRCFGFLVSKKKYIFTIDDDCFVAKDPTGQEINALAQHIHNLLTPATPFFFNTLYDPYREGADFVRGYPFSLREGAPTAVSHGLWLNIPDYDAPTQLVKPRERNTRYVDAVLTIPKGTLFPMCGMNLAFDRELIGAAMYFGLMGDGQPIGRYDDMWAGWCTKVITDHLGLGVKTGLPYIWHSKASNPFVNLKKEYKGIYWQEEIIPFFQSVVLPKECTTVQKCYIELSKMVKEKLGPIDPYFQKLADAMVTWIDAWDELNSAAAAPAPAAKKDASSSSKK; encoded by the exons ATGTCGACGAAGCCAGCGACGAAGGTGGTGGCGCCGCTGAAAGATGAGCTGGACATCGTGATCCCGACGATCCGCAACCTGGACTTCCTGGAGATGTGGCGGCCCTTCTTCGAGCAGTACCATCTCATCATCGTCCAGGACGGCGACCCCTCCAAGACCATCCACGTGCCTGAGGGATTCGACTACGAGCTCTACAACCGCAACGACATCAACCGGATCTTGGGCCCCAAGGCCTCCTGCATCTCCTTCAAGGACTCCGCCTGCCGCTGCTTCGGATTCCTCGTCTCCAAGAAGAAGTACATCTTCACCATTGACGACGATTGCTTC GTGGCCAAGGATCCAACTGGACAAGAGATCAATGCATTGGCTCAACACATACACAATCTGCTGACTCCAGCCACGCCATTCTTCTTCAACACATTGTACGATCCCTATAGAGAAGGTGCCGACTTCGTCCGTGGCTATCCCTTCAGCCTGAGGGAAGGAGCGCCTACTGCCGTCTCCCATGGACTCTGGCTCAACATCCCCGACTATGACGCCCCAACTCAGCTTGTCAAACCTCGTGAGCGCAACACCAG GTATGTCGATGCTGTCTTGACAATTCCCAAGGGAACCCTTTTCCCCATGTGCGGAATGAACCTTGCATTCGACAGGGAGCTCATTGGCGCTGCCATGTATTTTGGGCTCATGGGCGATGGCCAGCCTATCGGGAGATACGACGACATGTGGGCTGGCTGGTGCACTAAG GTTATCACGGACCATTTGGGTCTGGGGGTGAAGACGGGGCTGCCGTATATCTGGCACAGCAAGGCTAGCAACCCATTTGTGAATCTGAAGAAGGAATACAAAGGAATCTACTGGCAAGAGGAGATCATCCCCTTCTTCCAATCTGTTGTTCTCCCCAAGGAATGCACCACCGTGCAGAAATGCTACATTGAGCTGTCAAAGATGGTGAAAGAGAAGCTCGGCCCCATTGATCCCTACTTCCAGAAGCTTGCTGATGCGATGGTCACCTGGATTGATGCGTGGGACGAGCTCAACTCTGCTGCGGCTGCTCCTGCTCCTGCTGCCAAGAAGgatgcttcttcttcttccaagAAGTAG
- the LOC131020164 gene encoding LOW QUALITY PROTEIN: uncharacterized protein LOC131020164 (The sequence of the model RefSeq protein was modified relative to this genomic sequence to represent the inferred CDS: deleted 1 base in 1 codon) — MAQSAKPISSPVPNAWYPTLSILLLAFGLVITASFFIYEATSSRKNRNLAKELTTGAIASIFLGFRSLFLLLFSGVYV, encoded by the exons ATGGCGCAATCAGCGAAACCAATCTCAAGCCCAGTTCCAAATGCGTGGTAC CCCACTCTCTCCATTCTTCTGCTCGCCTTCGGCCTCGTCATCACCGCCTCTTTCTTCATTTATGAAGCAACTTCCTCTAGGAAAAATCGCAATCTTGCAAAGGAATTGACTACTGGTGCAATTGCATCGATTTTCTTGGGTTTCAGATCTCTGTTCTTGCTGCTCTTTTCTGGTGTCTATGTTTGA